One window from the genome of Deinococcus sp. NW-56 encodes:
- a CDS encoding inosine/xanthosine triphosphatase produces the protein MTAPLVRVGTLNPAKLRPVAEVFAAWWPGAAVEGVAVPSGVPEQPLGEAQTRAGALNRARAALAHLPSGDGWGVGLEGGVEVAGDEARLFGVVAVARRHSGGVQMEWSRTADLRLPPEVARRVRGGEELGPVMDALLGTSGIKRGVGSVGVLTGGLLTRADVWRQAVILAATPLRGASGLYPGA, from the coding sequence GTGACCGCCCCGCTCGTCCGGGTGGGCACCCTCAACCCCGCCAAGCTGCGCCCGGTCGCGGAGGTCTTCGCGGCGTGGTGGCCCGGCGCGGCGGTGGAGGGAGTCGCGGTGCCCAGCGGCGTGCCCGAACAACCGCTGGGCGAGGCGCAGACCCGCGCGGGGGCGTTGAATCGGGCGCGGGCGGCGCTGGCCCATCTGCCCAGCGGGGATGGGTGGGGCGTGGGGCTGGAGGGCGGCGTGGAGGTGGCGGGCGACGAGGCCCGGCTTTTCGGGGTGGTGGCGGTCGCCCGGCGGCACTCGGGCGGGGTCCAAATGGAGTGGTCCCGCACCGCCGACCTGCGCCTGCCCCCTGAGGTCGCGCGGCGGGTGCGGGGCGGCGAGGAACTCGGCCCAGTGATGGACGCGCTGCTGGGCACATCGGGCATCAAGCGGGGCGTGGGCAGCGTGGGCGTGCTGACGGGCGGCCTGCTGACCCGCGCGGACGTGTGGCGGCAGGCCGTGATCCTGGCCGCGACGCCCCTGCGCGGGGCTTCCGGGCTGTACCCTGGGGCATGA
- a CDS encoding DinB family protein, with product MNLLQGALGGTSFPDPERLLADLSWEDASRPVIGVPYTLADLLAHLGVTARASLDLAAGRAEQWPDDLDPWPGVMDEAGFRTLLVELRLGLTEARALADSPSDRARDILTDLAAHSAYHWGQVALLRRVLGLWPEGE from the coding sequence ATGAACCTGCTGCAAGGTGCCCTGGGCGGCACCAGTTTTCCCGACCCCGAACGGCTGCTCGCGGACCTGAGCTGGGAGGACGCCTCCCGCCCGGTGATCGGCGTGCCCTATACCCTGGCCGACCTCCTCGCGCACCTCGGGGTGACCGCCCGCGCCAGCCTCGACCTCGCGGCGGGGCGGGCCGAGCAGTGGCCCGACGACCTCGACCCCTGGCCGGGGGTCATGGACGAAGCCGGGTTCCGCACCCTCCTCGTAGAACTGCGGCTGGGGCTGACCGAGGCCCGCGCCCTGGCCGATTCGCCCTCCGACCGGGCGCGGGACATCCTGACCGACCTTGCCGCGCACAGCGCCTACCACTGGGGCCAGGTCGCGCTGCTGCGGCGGGTGCTGGGCCTCTGGCCGGAGGGCGAGTGA
- a CDS encoding response regulator, translating to MSTADPPHPLASATPIEILLVEDSEPDIILTQEAFAAAGIANCLHVARDGVEALDFLRRAPGYETCPRPDVILLDINMPRKNGLEVLEDLKRDPHLMTIPVIVLTTSQADEDILRSYQAHAASYVVKPIDFEHFYLAIQALGRYMLSIVRVPPHPA from the coding sequence ATGAGCACGGCAGACCCCCCACACCCCCTGGCGAGCGCGACCCCCATCGAGATTCTGCTGGTCGAGGACAGCGAGCCCGACATCATCCTGACCCAGGAGGCGTTCGCGGCGGCGGGCATCGCCAACTGCCTGCACGTGGCCCGCGACGGGGTCGAGGCCCTCGATTTCCTGCGCCGCGCCCCCGGCTATGAAACCTGCCCGCGCCCCGACGTGATCCTGCTCGACATCAACATGCCGCGCAAGAACGGGCTGGAGGTGCTTGAAGACCTCAAGCGCGACCCCCACCTGATGACCATCCCGGTGATCGTGCTGACGACCAGCCAGGCCGACGAGGACATCCTGCGCTCCTACCAGGCGCACGCGGCGAGTTACGTGGTCAAGCCCATTGACTTCGAGCACTTCTACCTGGCGATTCAGGCCCTGGGGCGGTACATGCTCAGCATCGTGCGGGTGCCGCCGCATCCGGCGTAG
- a CDS encoding N-acetyl-gamma-glutamyl-phosphate reductase — protein MSDPVSVALVGGDTPQGAEFLRLALAHPGLEVTGVSARAQAGQPIAELYPTLRAVTRLSFRAAAGLEEADVLVLADTAEGGPQEGTRLTLDLTGRRVAEALTPGSGWVYGLPERTRGALRGATRVAVPGDLTTAAVLTLAPLLEQGVLLPRGLRLTELRGAPAPAFAVGHAQADEIARALPGRFPLEFTAAGLPGLNGLLLLAEAWVPDGYSERDVWSAYREAYAGEAFVRLLPGDPPDPARLRGTPFIELGTCLDLDSGRVLLTAALDPRGRGSAAQALQSLNLALGQPEGTGLGFTGLLP, from the coding sequence ATGAGCGACCCAGTTTCCGTCGCCCTCGTCGGCGGCGACACCCCCCAGGGGGCCGAGTTCCTGCGGCTGGCGTTGGCGCACCCAGGGCTGGAAGTCACCGGGGTGAGCGCCCGCGCCCAGGCCGGGCAGCCCATCGCGGAGCTCTATCCCACCCTGCGCGCAGTCACCCGCCTGAGCTTCCGCGCCGCCGCCGGGCTGGAAGAGGCCGATGTGCTGGTGCTGGCGGACACGGCAGAGGGCGGCCCCCAGGAGGGCACCCGCCTGACGCTGGACCTCACGGGCCGCCGGGTGGCCGAGGCCCTGACCCCCGGTTCGGGCTGGGTGTATGGCCTGCCGGAGCGGACGCGGGGGGCGTTGCGCGGGGCCACGCGGGTGGCGGTGCCCGGCGACCTCACCACTGCCGCCGTGCTGACGCTCGCGCCGCTGCTGGAGCAGGGAGTGCTGCTGCCGCGTGGCCTGCGCCTGACCGAACTGCGGGGAGCGCCCGCACCCGCCTTTGCCGTGGGGCACGCTCAGGCCGATGAGATTGCCCGCGCCCTGCCGGGCCGCTTTCCGCTGGAGTTCACGGCGGCGGGGTTGCCGGGGCTGAATGGGCTGCTGCTCCTCGCGGAAGCCTGGGTTCCCGACGGCTACAGCGAACGCGACGTGTGGAGCGCCTACCGCGAGGCGTATGCGGGCGAGGCTTTTGTGCGGCTGTTGCCGGGCGACCCACCCGACCCCGCCCGGCTGCGCGGTACCCCCTTCATCGAGCTGGGCACCTGCCTCGACCTCGACTCGGGCCGCGTGCTGCTGACGGCGGCGCTGGACCCCCGGGGGCGTGGGAGTGCCGCGCAGGCGCTCCAGAGCCTCAACCTCGCGCTGGGTCAGCCGGAGGGAACCGGGCTGGGATTCACCGGGCTGCTGCCCTGA
- the purB gene encoding adenylosuccinate lyase translates to MIDRYLTPEMKTLWSEASKYRAWLRVELAAMEAQARHGEVPPEAFAALTARAAEDPLDDAFAARVAEIEAVTRHDIVAFTRALTERYGEEARFIHHGLTSTDVVDTAQNLLLDEAFGLILADVQALREVCRVQAVAHKHTPTVGRTHGIHAEPMTFGLKFLNWMAALDRDLERLRAARERVRVVMLSGSVGTYAHVAPQIEEEVAAAWGWQAAPVTNQTLARDRHAEVLAALAILGTTLEKIAVEIRHLQRSEVREAMEPFGKGQTGSSSMPHKKNPILTENVTGFARLLRGYLAAGLENVALWHERDISHSSAERIILPDATSAASYATRRLTGVVRDLVVFPERMLRNLNDLGGLVFSQRVLHALIDEKGMSREAAYDLVQRHALRSWETGEGLRELLGADEANPLSPDELNAAFDLGWYLRHVDAIYARFGL, encoded by the coding sequence GTGATCGACCGCTACCTGACCCCGGAGATGAAGACGCTGTGGAGCGAGGCGAGCAAGTACCGCGCGTGGCTGCGCGTGGAACTCGCCGCGATGGAGGCGCAGGCCCGGCACGGCGAGGTGCCCCCGGAAGCCTTCGCCGCCCTAACCGCCCGCGCTGCCGAAGATCCCCTCGACGACGCCTTCGCCGCGCGGGTGGCCGAGATCGAGGCGGTGACCCGGCATGACATCGTGGCCTTCACGCGGGCGCTGACCGAGCGCTACGGCGAGGAAGCCCGCTTCATCCACCACGGCCTGACGAGCACCGACGTGGTGGACACGGCCCAGAACCTGCTGCTGGACGAGGCCTTCGGGCTGATCCTGGCCGACGTGCAGGCCCTGCGCGAGGTCTGCCGGGTGCAGGCGGTGGCCCACAAGCACACGCCGACTGTGGGCCGCACCCACGGCATCCACGCCGAGCCGATGACCTTCGGGCTGAAGTTCCTGAACTGGATGGCGGCGCTGGACCGCGATCTGGAGCGGCTGCGGGCGGCGCGGGAGCGGGTGCGGGTGGTCATGCTGTCCGGGTCGGTGGGCACCTACGCGCACGTCGCCCCGCAGATCGAGGAGGAGGTCGCCGCCGCCTGGGGCTGGCAGGCCGCGCCCGTCACCAACCAGACCCTCGCCCGCGACCGGCACGCGGAGGTCCTGGCGGCCCTCGCCATCCTGGGGACCACGCTGGAGAAGATCGCGGTGGAGATTCGCCACCTCCAGCGCTCGGAAGTGCGCGAGGCGATGGAGCCCTTCGGCAAGGGGCAGACGGGCAGCTCCTCCATGCCGCACAAGAAAAACCCCATCCTGACCGAGAACGTGACGGGCTTCGCGCGGCTGCTGCGCGGCTACCTCGCCGCCGGGCTGGAGAACGTGGCCCTGTGGCACGAGCGCGATATTTCCCATTCCAGCGCCGAGCGCATCATCCTGCCCGACGCCACGAGCGCCGCGAGCTACGCCACCCGCCGCCTGACCGGGGTGGTGCGTGATCTGGTGGTCTTCCCGGAGCGGATGCTGCGGAACTTGAACGATCTCGGCGGGCTGGTCTTTTCCCAGCGGGTGCTGCACGCCCTGATCGACGAGAAGGGCATGAGCCGCGAGGCCGCCTACGACCTCGTGCAGCGCCATGCCCTGCGCAGCTGGGAGACGGGCGAGGGCCTGCGCGAGCTGCTGGGCGCGGACGAGGCCAACCCGCTGAGCCCGGACGAGCTGAACGCCGCCTTTGACCTGGGGTGGTACCTGCGGCATGTGGACGCGATCTACGCCCGCTTCGGGCTGTGA